From Xiphophorus maculatus strain JP 163 A chromosome 12, X_maculatus-5.0-male, whole genome shotgun sequence, the proteins below share one genomic window:
- the LOC111610297 gene encoding zinc finger protein 658B-like isoform X1: MEKLHLEEKASLEENQTCTNPGGHDDKASVGPSDGQQVQPTQRLQNKHRCDKCLKYFRWKTYLKIHQHIHTGEKPYSCSQCEKRFRQLSNLKTHQRIHTGEKRYLCDQCGKAFIQKSNFNIHLRIHTGEKPYSCNQCEKRFRDSSGLKRHQRIHTGEKRYLCDQCGKAFIRKSHFNIHLRIHTGEKPYSCSQCEKRFRDSSGLKRHQRIHTGEKRYLCDQCGKAFIRKSHFNIHLRIHTGEKPYRCDQCGKTFIQKGDFNIHLRIHTGEKPYSCSQCEKRFRDSSGLKRHQRIHTGEKRYLCDMCGKTFIQKSHFNSHQRIHTGEKSYRCYQCGKTFIQKSHFNIHLRIHTGEKPYRCDQCEKTFRYQSTLKRHQRIHTGEKPYSCSQCEKTFKHSSNLKTHQRIHTGEKPYSCSQCEKRFRQMSNLKTHQRIHTGEKRYLCDQCGKTFIQKGNFNTHQRIHTGEKPCSCSQCEKRFRDSSGLKRHQRIHTGEKRYLCDMCGKAFIQKSHFNSHQRIHTGEKSYRCYQCGKTFIQKSHFNIHLRIHTGEKPYRCDQCEKTFRDQSTLKTHQRIHTGEKPYRCYQCGKTFIQKSHFNSHQRIHTGEKPYRCDQCEKTFRDQSTLKCHQRIHTGVKPYSCDCCERRFNGPYMLKRHQRIHTGEKPYSCSQCEKTFRDPSTLKTHQRIHTGEKPYSCSQCEKRFRFASGLKRHQKIHTGEKA; encoded by the exons AGGCTGCAGAACAAACACCGTTGTGACAAgtgtctgaaatatttcagatggAAGACGTATCTGAAAATTCATCAACACATTCACACTGGAGAGAAGCCTTATAGCTGcagtcagtgtgagaagagaTTCAGACAACTGTCAAATCTGAAGACTCATCAGCGaatccacactggagagaagCGCTATCTCTGTGACCAGTGTGGAAAGGCTTTTATTCAGAAGAGTAATTTTAACATTCATCTGCGaatccacactggtgaaaagccttatAGCTGCAATCAGTGTGAGAAGAGGTTCAGAGATTCCTCAGGGCTGAAGCGTCATCAGCGaatccacactggagagaagCGCTATCTCTGTGACCAGTGTGGAAAGGCTTTCATTCGGAAGAGTCATTTTAACATTCATCTGCGaatccacactggtgaaaagccttatagctgcagtcagtgtgagaagagattcagagattCCTCAGGGCTGAAGCGTCATCAGCGaatccacactggtgaaaagcgcTATCTCTGTGACCAGTGTGGAAAGGCTTTCATTCGGAAGAGTCATTTTAACATTCATCTGCGaatccacactggtgaaaagccttatAGATGTGACCAGTGTGGAAAGACTTTCATTCAGAAGGGTGATTTTAACATTCATCTGCGaatccacactggtgaaaagccttatagctgcagtcagtgtgagaagagattcagagattCCTCAGGGCTGAAGCGTCATCAGCGaatccacactggtgaaaagcgcTATCTCTGTGACATGtgtggaaaaacttttattcaGAAGAGTCACTTTAACAGCCATCAGCGaatccacactggtgaaaagtctTATAGATGTTATCAGTGTGGAAAGACTTTCATTCAGAAGAGTCATTTTAACATTCATCTGCGAATCCACACTGGCGAAAAGCCTTATAGATGTGACCAGTGTGAGAAGACATTCAGATATCAGTCAACGCTGAAGCGTCATCAGCGaatccacactggtgaaaagccttatAGCTGCAGTCAGTGTGAGAAGACATTCAAACATTCCTCAAATCTTAAGACTCATCAGCGA ATTCACACTGGAGAGAAGCCTTATAGCTGcagtcagtgtgagaagagaTTCAGACAAATGTCAAATCTGAAGACTCATCAGCGaatccacactggagagaagCGCTATCTCTGTGACCAGTGTGGAAAGACTTTCATTCAGAAGGGTAATTTTAACACTCATCAGCGaatccacactggtgaaaagccttgtagctgcagtcagtgtgagaagagattcagagattCCTCAGGGCTGAAACGTCATCAGCGaatccacactggagagaagCGCTATCTCTGTGACATGTGTGGAAAAGCTTTTATTCAGAAGAGTCATTTTAACAGCCATCAGCGaatccacactggtgaaaagtctTATAGATGTTATCAGTGTGGAAAGACTTTCATTCAGAAGAGTCATTTTAACATTCATCTGCGaatccacactggtgaaaagccttatAGATGTGACCAGTGTGAGAAGACATTCAGAGATCAGTCAACGCTGAAGACTCATCAGCGaatccacactggtgaaaagccttacAGATGTTATCAGTGTGGAAAGACTTTCATTCAGAAGAGTCACTTTAACAGCCATCAACGaatccacactggtgaaaagccttatAGATGTGACCAGTGTGAGAAGACATTCAGAGATCAGTCAACGCTGAAGTGTCATCAGCGAATCCACACTGGTGTAAAGCCTTATAGCTGCGATTGTTGTGAGAGGAGATTCAATGGTCCGTACATGCTGAAGCGTCATCAGCGaatccacactggtgaaaagccttatAGCTGCAGTCAGTGTGAGAAGACATTCAGAGATCCGTCAACGCTGAAGACTCATCAGCGaatccacactggtgaaaagccttatagctgcagtcagtgtgagaagagaTTCAGATTTGCTTCAGGGCTGAAGCGTCATCAGAAAATCCACACTGGAGAAAAAGCCTGA
- the LOC111610297 gene encoding zinc finger protein 239-like isoform X2, with protein sequence MEKLHLEEKASLEEIQTCTNPGGHDDKASVGPSDGQQVQPTQRLQNKHRCDKCLKYFRWKTYLKIHQHIHTGEKPYSCSQCEKRFRQMSNLKTHQRIHTGEKRYLCDQCGKTFIQKGNFNTHQRIHTGEKPCSCSQCEKRFRDSSGLKRHQRIHTGEKRYLCDMCGKAFIQKSHFNSHQRIHTGEKSYRCYQCGKTFIQKSHFNIHLRIHTGEKPYRCDQCEKTFRDQSTLKTHQRIHTGEKPYRCYQCGKTFIQKSHFNSHQRIHTGEKPYRCDQCEKTFRDQSTLKCHQRIHTGVKPYSCDCCERRFNGPYMLKRHQRIHTGEKPYSCSQCEKTFRDPSTLKTHQRIHTGEKPYSCSQCEKRFRFASGLKRHQKIHTGEKA encoded by the exons ATGGAGAAACTTCACCTGGAAGAGAAGGCATCACTGGAAGAG ATCCAAACCTGCACAAACCCAGGCGGCCATGATGATAAAGCCTCAGTTGGTCCCAGCGATGGACAGCAGGTTCAGCCCACCCAGAGGCTGCAGAACAAACACCGTTGTGACAAgtgtctgaaatatttcagatggAAGACGTATCTGAAAATTCATCAACACATTCACACTGGAGAGAAGCCTTATAGCTGcagtcagtgtgagaagagaTTCAGACAAATGTCAAATCTGAAGACTCATCAGCGaatccacactggagagaagCGCTATCTCTGTGACCAGTGTGGAAAGACTTTCATTCAGAAGGGTAATTTTAACACTCATCAGCGaatccacactggtgaaaagccttgtagctgcagtcagtgtgagaagagattcagagattCCTCAGGGCTGAAACGTCATCAGCGaatccacactggagagaagCGCTATCTCTGTGACATGTGTGGAAAAGCTTTTATTCAGAAGAGTCATTTTAACAGCCATCAGCGaatccacactggtgaaaagtctTATAGATGTTATCAGTGTGGAAAGACTTTCATTCAGAAGAGTCATTTTAACATTCATCTGCGaatccacactggtgaaaagccttatAGATGTGACCAGTGTGAGAAGACATTCAGAGATCAGTCAACGCTGAAGACTCATCAGCGaatccacactggtgaaaagccttacAGATGTTATCAGTGTGGAAAGACTTTCATTCAGAAGAGTCACTTTAACAGCCATCAACGaatccacactggtgaaaagccttatAGATGTGACCAGTGTGAGAAGACATTCAGAGATCAGTCAACGCTGAAGTGTCATCAGCGAATCCACACTGGTGTAAAGCCTTATAGCTGCGATTGTTGTGAGAGGAGATTCAATGGTCCGTACATGCTGAAGCGTCATCAGCGaatccacactggtgaaaagccttatAGCTGCAGTCAGTGTGAGAAGACATTCAGAGATCCGTCAACGCTGAAGACTCATCAGCGaatccacactggtgaaaagccttatagctgcagtcagtgtgagaagagaTTCAGATTTGCTTCAGGGCTGAAGCGTCATCAGAAAATCCACACTGGAGAAAAAGCCTGA